A single Klebsiella variicola DNA region contains:
- the rutF gene encoding NADH-dependent FMN reductase RutF has protein sequence MELADKASFRDAMAHVGAAVNIITTDGPAGRAGFTASAVCSVTDTPPTLLVCLNRSASVWPVFSEHHTLCVNTLAAGQEALSTLFGGKTAMDERFAAADWQTGATGCPRLEAALVSFDCRIDQRVSVGTHDILFCHVVAITRHPEPRGLMWFGRGYHTLMRPAC, from the coding sequence ATGGAGTTAGCGGACAAAGCGAGTTTTCGTGACGCCATGGCCCACGTCGGCGCCGCGGTTAACATTATTACCACCGATGGCCCGGCGGGCCGGGCGGGGTTCACCGCCAGCGCGGTCTGCAGCGTCACCGATACGCCGCCGACCCTGCTGGTCTGCCTGAACCGCTCGGCCTCGGTGTGGCCGGTGTTCAGCGAACACCACACGCTGTGCGTCAATACCCTGGCGGCGGGACAGGAGGCCCTGTCGACGCTGTTTGGCGGTAAAACGGCAATGGACGAGCGTTTTGCCGCCGCCGACTGGCAGACCGGCGCCACCGGCTGTCCGCGGCTGGAGGCGGCGCTGGTCAGCTTTGACTGCCGCATCGACCAGCGCGTCAGCGTCGGGACGCACGACATTCTGTTTTGTCACGTCGTGGCCATTACCCGTCACCCGGAGCCCCGGGGACTGATGTGGTTTGGCCGCGGTTATCACACGCTTATGCGACCCGCTTGTTAA
- the rutC gene encoding pyrimidine utilization protein C, giving the protein MPKQVIIPPGTTTPIAPFVPGTLADGVVYVSGTLPFDKQNNVVHIGDPKAQTRHVLETIKSVIETAGGSMADVTFNSIFITDWTNYAAINEVYAEFFPGDKPARFCIQCGLVKPDALVEIASVAHIGAPT; this is encoded by the coding sequence ATGCCTAAACAGGTGATTATTCCGCCAGGCACCACCACGCCGATTGCCCCCTTTGTTCCGGGAACGCTCGCCGACGGGGTGGTCTACGTCTCGGGCACCCTGCCGTTTGATAAGCAAAACAATGTGGTGCACATCGGCGACCCAAAGGCGCAAACCCGCCACGTGCTGGAGACCATCAAGAGCGTTATCGAAACGGCGGGCGGGAGTATGGCGGATGTGACTTTCAACAGCATCTTTATCACCGACTGGACAAATTACGCCGCGATTAACGAGGTCTACGCCGAGTTCTTCCCCGGCGATAAACCGGCCCGCTTCTGCATTCAGTGCGGACTGGTGAAGCCTGATGCGCTGGTGGAAATCGCCAGCGTCGCCCATATCGGCGCCCCGACATGA
- the rutD gene encoding pyrimidine utilization protein D, with translation MMRLNIAPAPWPGAPVVVLSAGLGGGGGYWLAQRAALEAQYQLVSYDHNGTGENAGPLPVDYSMATMAQELFSALQATGINRFALVGHALGALIGLQLALDRPEAVSALVLVNGWLTLSPHTRRCFLVRERLLHAGGAQAWVEAQPLFLYPAEWMAARLPRLEAEDALAISHFQGKENLLKRLQALKQADFSRRAAAIACPTLIVSAADDLLVPASCSRVLQAAIPGSQRVEMPWGGHACNVTDADTFNTILCDGLAAMLPVAREIR, from the coding sequence ATGATGAGGCTCAATATTGCTCCAGCCCCATGGCCCGGCGCGCCGGTGGTGGTCCTCAGCGCCGGTTTAGGCGGCGGCGGCGGCTACTGGCTGGCGCAGCGCGCGGCGCTGGAGGCACAGTATCAGCTGGTGAGTTATGACCATAACGGGACCGGGGAAAACGCCGGCCCGCTGCCCGTCGACTACAGCATGGCGACGATGGCCCAGGAGCTGTTCAGCGCCCTGCAGGCGACGGGGATCAACCGCTTTGCGCTGGTGGGCCACGCCCTGGGGGCGCTGATTGGCCTGCAGCTGGCGCTCGATCGCCCCGAGGCGGTGAGCGCCCTGGTGCTGGTCAACGGCTGGCTGACGCTGTCGCCGCACACCCGCCGCTGCTTCCTGGTGCGCGAGCGTCTGCTGCATGCCGGCGGCGCGCAGGCGTGGGTTGAAGCGCAACCACTGTTTCTCTACCCGGCGGAATGGATGGCCGCGCGCCTGCCGCGCCTCGAAGCGGAAGATGCGCTTGCCATCAGCCATTTTCAGGGCAAAGAGAATCTGCTGAAGCGGCTGCAGGCCCTGAAGCAGGCTGATTTTTCACGCCGTGCTGCGGCCATCGCCTGCCCGACGCTGATTGTCAGCGCCGCTGACGACCTGCTGGTCCCGGCCTCCTGCTCCCGCGTGCTGCAGGCGGCGATCCCCGGCAGCCAGCGTGTGGAGATGCCGTGGGGCGGCCATGCCTGTAACGTCACCGACGCCGATACCTTTAATACCATTTTATGCGACGGGCTGGCCGCTATGCTGCCGGTCGCCAGGGAGATCCGATGA
- the rutG gene encoding pyrimidine utilization transport protein G, whose protein sequence is MALFDFPRWKLTSPAAESGVVAPDERLSAGQTLVMGVQHAVAMFGATVLMPLLMGLDPNLSILMSGVGTLLFFVVTGGRVPSYLGSSAAFVGVVIAITGFNGQGLNPHLSVALGGIIACGLVYTLIGLVVMKIGTRWIERLMPPVVTGAVVMAIGLNLAPIAVRSVSASAFDSWMAVLTVLCIGIVAVFTRGMLQRLLILVGLIVACALYALLANGFGLGKPLDFSPLAQAAWFGLPHFTTPSFNGQAMMLIAPVAVILVAESLGHLKAVAGMTGRNMDPYMGRAFVGDGLATMLSGSVGGSGVTTYAENIGVMAVTKVYSTLVFVAAALIAMLLGFSPKFGALIHTIPGPVIGGASIVVFGLIAVAGARIWVQNRVDLSQNSNLIMVSVTLVLGAGDFALSLGGFTLGGIGTATFGAILLHALLHRGTREAKEARVTPV, encoded by the coding sequence ATGGCACTCTTCGATTTTCCTCGCTGGAAGTTGACCTCCCCCGCCGCTGAGTCCGGCGTTGTCGCCCCCGATGAACGCTTGTCGGCCGGGCAAACGCTGGTGATGGGCGTGCAGCACGCCGTTGCGATGTTCGGTGCGACGGTGCTGATGCCGTTGTTGATGGGGCTCGACCCCAACCTGTCGATTCTGATGTCGGGCGTCGGCACTCTGCTGTTCTTTGTCGTCACCGGCGGACGGGTGCCGAGCTATCTCGGCTCCAGCGCCGCTTTTGTCGGGGTGGTGATCGCCATTACCGGCTTTAACGGCCAGGGGCTGAACCCTCATCTGAGCGTCGCCCTTGGCGGGATCATCGCCTGCGGGCTGGTTTACACCCTGATTGGTCTGGTGGTGATGAAGATCGGCACCCGCTGGATCGAGCGCCTGATGCCGCCGGTTGTGACCGGCGCGGTGGTGATGGCAATCGGCCTGAACCTGGCGCCGATTGCCGTGCGCAGCGTGTCCGCCAGCGCCTTCGACAGCTGGATGGCGGTGTTGACCGTGCTCTGCATCGGCATAGTCGCGGTATTTACCCGCGGGATGCTGCAGCGTCTGCTGATCCTGGTCGGCCTGATCGTCGCCTGCGCACTGTACGCCCTGCTGGCTAACGGCTTTGGCCTTGGCAAGCCGCTGGACTTCTCCCCCCTCGCCCAGGCGGCGTGGTTCGGGCTGCCGCACTTTACCACCCCATCCTTTAACGGTCAGGCGATGATGTTGATTGCGCCGGTCGCGGTGATCCTGGTGGCCGAGAGCCTCGGGCACCTGAAGGCCGTCGCCGGGATGACCGGGCGCAATATGGACCCGTACATGGGGCGCGCCTTCGTCGGCGACGGGCTGGCGACCATGCTCTCCGGCTCGGTGGGCGGCAGCGGGGTCACGACCTATGCGGAGAACATTGGCGTCATGGCGGTGACCAAGGTCTACTCGACGCTGGTCTTTGTCGCCGCGGCGCTGATCGCGATGCTGCTCGGCTTCTCGCCGAAGTTTGGCGCATTAATCCACACCATTCCCGGGCCGGTGATCGGCGGCGCCTCGATCGTGGTCTTTGGCCTGATCGCGGTCGCCGGGGCGCGGATCTGGGTACAAAACCGCGTCGACCTCAGCCAGAACAGCAATTTGATCATGGTGTCGGTGACCCTGGTGCTGGGCGCCGGCGATTTCGCGCTGTCGCTGGGCGGCTTTACGCTGGGCGGAATTGGTACGGCCACCTTCGGGGCGATCCTGCTGCACGCGCTGCTTCATCGCGGGACGCGCGAGGCGAAGGAGGCCAGGGTAACGCCGGTATAA
- a CDS encoding general stress protein, with the protein MANHRGGSGNFAEDRERASEAGRKGGQHSGGNFKNDPQRASEAGKKGGKNSHGSRES; encoded by the coding sequence ATGGCAAACCATCGTGGCGGTTCTGGCAACTTTGCTGAAGACCGTGAAAGAGCATCAGAAGCAGGACGTAAAGGTGGCCAGCATAGCGGGGGGAATTTTAAAAATGACCCTCAGCGCGCCTCAGAGGCTGGCAAAAAAGGGGGTAAAAACAGTCACGGTAGTCGTGAAAGTTAA
- a CDS encoding malonic semialdehyde reductase, whose product MNDAINHTACETLFTQARTHNGWLDKPVSDAQLQAIWDLMKMGPTSANCSPARIVFVRSAEGKEKLGPTLSSGNLQKTMQAPVTAIVAWDSAFYDRLPTLFPHGDARSWFTSSPQLAEETAFRNSSLQAAYLIFACRALGLDTGPMSGFDREKVDAAFFADNGWKSNLLVNIGYGDPGKLYGRLPRLSFDEACLLA is encoded by the coding sequence ATGAACGACGCGATAAACCACACGGCCTGCGAGACGCTGTTTACCCAGGCCCGTACCCACAACGGCTGGCTCGATAAACCGGTGAGCGACGCGCAACTGCAGGCCATCTGGGACCTGATGAAAATGGGGCCCACCTCCGCCAACTGTTCGCCAGCGCGCATCGTGTTCGTCCGCAGCGCGGAAGGCAAAGAGAAGCTCGGCCCAACGCTCTCCAGCGGCAATCTGCAGAAAACCATGCAGGCGCCGGTGACCGCCATCGTGGCATGGGATAGCGCCTTCTACGACCGGCTGCCGACCCTGTTTCCCCACGGTGACGCCCGCAGCTGGTTTACCTCCAGCCCGCAGCTGGCGGAAGAGACCGCGTTTCGCAACAGCTCGCTGCAGGCGGCGTACCTGATTTTCGCCTGCCGCGCGCTGGGCCTCGACACCGGGCCGATGTCCGGTTTTGACCGGGAAAAAGTCGACGCGGCGTTTTTTGCCGACAACGGCTGGAAAAGCAACCTGCTGGTGAACATCGGCTATGGCGACCCCGGCAAGCTGTATGGTCGCCTGCCGCGTCTGTCCTTTGATGAAGCCTGCCTGCTGGCATAA
- a CDS encoding DMT family transporter translates to MSSLKFSITRQEALLIMITMFWGGTFLAVQYAVSLSGPLFFVGLRFATAALAVGLLSLRTLRGLTWLEVKAGVAIGVAIALGYGLQTWGLQSISSSKSAFITAMYVPLVPLLQWLCLGRMPGVMSCVGIVLAFIGLILLAGPENNLLALGVGEMITLASALAIAAEIILISAWAGKVDVRRVTVVQLATASLVAFAAMKPAGEAVPPLTPALLGVALGLGIFSAIIQVTMNWAQRSVSPTRATLIYTGEPVWAGIFGRLAGERLPLLALLGCVLILAGVLVSELKWKRKSPPQVSTNDDAQPLTDLADRREP, encoded by the coding sequence ATGTCTTCGTTAAAATTCTCCATTACCCGCCAGGAAGCGCTCCTCATCATGATCACCATGTTCTGGGGAGGGACGTTCCTTGCCGTGCAGTATGCGGTGAGCCTCAGCGGGCCGCTGTTTTTTGTCGGTCTGCGTTTCGCGACCGCCGCGCTGGCGGTGGGCCTGCTCTCGCTGCGCACCCTGCGGGGGCTGACGTGGCTGGAGGTGAAGGCGGGGGTGGCGATTGGCGTGGCGATTGCGCTGGGGTATGGCCTGCAGACCTGGGGACTGCAGTCGATCTCCAGCAGTAAATCTGCCTTTATCACGGCGATGTATGTGCCGCTGGTACCGCTGCTGCAGTGGCTGTGCCTGGGCCGTATGCCGGGGGTGATGTCCTGCGTGGGGATTGTGCTGGCGTTTATCGGTTTGATCCTGCTGGCCGGGCCGGAAAATAATCTGCTGGCGCTTGGCGTGGGGGAGATGATTACTCTGGCGAGCGCGCTGGCGATCGCGGCGGAGATTATCCTTATCAGCGCCTGGGCCGGGAAAGTCGATGTCCGCCGGGTGACGGTCGTGCAGCTGGCGACCGCGTCGCTGGTGGCTTTCGCCGCCATGAAGCCGGCCGGTGAGGCGGTTCCGCCGTTGACGCCGGCCCTGCTCGGCGTCGCGCTGGGGCTGGGGATTTTCAGCGCGATCATTCAGGTGACCATGAACTGGGCGCAACGCAGCGTCTCGCCGACGCGGGCCACCCTTATCTATACTGGTGAACCGGTATGGGCCGGTATTTTTGGCCGGCTGGCCGGTGAGCGTCTGCCGCTGCTGGCTCTGCTCGGCTGCGTCTTGATCCTCGCGGGGGTGCTGGTGAGCGAGCTGAAGTGGAAGCGCAAGTCGCCACCGCAGGTTTCCACAAACGACGATGCGCAGCCGCTCACGGACCTGGCCGATCGCCGCGAGCCATAA
- the rutB gene encoding pyrimidine utilization protein B, translating into MITLPARPESLTFAPQQSALIVVDMQNAYASQGGYLDLAGFDVSATRPVIDNINTAVAAARAAGMLIIWFQNGWDDQYVEAGGPGSPNYHKSNALKTMRQRPELQGKLLAKGGWDYQLVDELTPQEGDIVLPKPRYSGFFNTPLDSILRSRGIRHLVFTGIATNVCVESTLRDGFFLEYFGIVLEDATHQAGPAFAQQAALFNIETFFGWVSDVESFCHALSPATPLSLAKEKRYA; encoded by the coding sequence ATGATTACCCTTCCCGCTCGCCCGGAATCCCTGACCTTCGCGCCGCAGCAGAGCGCGCTGATTGTGGTCGATATGCAGAATGCCTACGCCAGTCAGGGCGGTTATCTGGATCTCGCCGGCTTTGACGTCTCCGCCACCCGGCCGGTTATCGACAATATTAATACCGCCGTCGCCGCCGCCCGCGCCGCGGGCATGCTGATTATCTGGTTCCAGAATGGCTGGGATGACCAGTATGTTGAAGCTGGCGGCCCGGGCTCGCCGAACTATCACAAATCCAACGCGCTGAAAACGATGCGTCAGCGTCCGGAGCTGCAGGGCAAGCTGCTGGCGAAAGGCGGCTGGGATTATCAGCTGGTGGATGAGCTGACGCCGCAGGAAGGCGATATCGTGTTGCCGAAACCGCGTTACAGCGGCTTCTTTAACACCCCGCTCGACAGCATTTTACGCAGCCGCGGCATACGCCACCTGGTGTTCACCGGGATCGCCACCAACGTCTGCGTCGAATCGACGCTGCGCGATGGCTTCTTTCTCGAATACTTCGGCATCGTGCTGGAGGATGCCACCCATCAGGCCGGCCCGGCCTTCGCCCAGCAGGCGGCGCTGTTCAATATTGAAACCTTTTTCGGCTGGGTCAGCGACGTCGAGAGCTTCTGCCACGCGCTGTCCCCCGCCACCCCGCTGTCTTTAGCCAAGGAGAAACGTTATGCCTAA